Proteins encoded by one window of Sus scrofa isolate TJ Tabasco breed Duroc chromosome 12, Sscrofa11.1, whole genome shotgun sequence:
- the TOB1 gene encoding protein Tob1 (The RefSeq protein has 10 frameshifts compared to this genomic sequence) has product MQLEIQVALNFIISYLYNKLPRRRVNIFGEELERLLKKKYEGHWYPEKPYKGSGFRCIHIGEKVDPVIEQASKESGLDIDDVRGNLPQDLSVWIDPFEVSYQIGEKGPVKVLYVDDNNENGCELDKEIKNSFNPEAQVFMPISDPASSVSSSPSPPFGHSAAVSPTFMPRSTQPLTFTTATFAATKFGSTKMKNSGRSNKVARTSPINLGLNVNDLLKQKAISSSMHSLYGLGLGSPQQPQQQQQPSQPPPPPPPPQQQQQQQKTSALSPNAKEFIFPNMQGQGSSTSGMFPGDSPLNLSPLQYSNAFDVFSAYGGLNEKSFVDGLNFSLNNMQYSNQQFQPVMAN; this is encoded by the exons ATGCAGCTTGAAATCCAAGTAGcact tttcattatttcatatcTGTACAATAAGCTTCCCAGGAGACGTGTCAACATTTTTGGTGAAGAGCTTGAAAGACTTCTTAAGAAGAAATATGAAGGGCACTGGTATCCTGAAAAGCCATATAAAGGATCAGGGTTTAGATGTATACACATAGGGGAG GTGGACCCAGTGATTGAACAAGCATCC GAGAGTGGTTTGGACATTGATGATGTTCGTGGCAATCTGCCACAGGATCTTAGCGTTTGGATCGACCCGTTTGAGGTTTCCTACCAAATTGGTGAAAAGGGACCAGTGAAGGTACTTTATGTGGATGATAATAATGA TGGATGTGAGTTGGA GGAGATCAA CAGCTTTAACCCAGAGGCCCAGGTTTTTATGCCCATAAGTGACCCAGCCTCATCAGTGTCCAGCTCTCCATCGCCTCCCTTTGGTCACTCTGCTGCTGTAAGCCCTACCTTCATGCCCCGGTCCACTCAGCCTTTAACCTTTACCACTGCCACTTTCGCTGCCACCAAGTTCGGCTCTACCA TGAAGAATAGTGGCCGCAGCAACAAGGTCGCACGTACTTCTCCTATCAACCTCGGCTTGAATGTGAATGACCTCTTGAAGCAGAAAGCCATCTCTTCCTCAATGCACTCTCTGTATGGGCTTGGCCTGGGTAGCCCGCAgcagccgcagcagcagcagcagccatcccagccgccgccgccaccgccaccaccacagcagcagcagcagcagcagaaaaccTCTG TTTCTCCTAATGccaaggaatttatttttcctaatatgCAGGGTCAAGGTAGTAGTACCAGTGGAATGTTCCCAGGTGACAGCC TTAACCTCAGTCCTCTCCAGTACAGTAATGCCTTTGATGTGTTTTCGGCCTATGGAGGCCTCAACGAGAAGTCTTTTGTAGATGGCTTGAATTTTAGCTTGAATAACATGCAGTATTCTAACCAG TTCCAGCCTGTTATGgctaactaa